The following is a genomic window from Pectobacterium carotovorum.
ATTTTTAACCGTTTCAGGATCGTGGTTGACGGAACCAAAATCAAAATACTCAGGAGAGTATTTAATCTCATCAACCGTTGTCGCCGTCACTTCATTAATTTTCACCGGGGTATCGAAATACATGCCCTGATGGTAAAACTGGAGTTTGAAAGGCGTCTGTACATTATTCCAGTATGATTTGTCGTTATTGAAACGAATTTGCTGGTAGTCCGCAAATTTCATATCACGGAATTGCGCAGGAAGATTACTTTTCGGCGCTTCAAAACCTTTTCCAGCCAGCTTTTCAGCCTGCTGTGCCACATCATCAATAGAGAATGCCCAAGCTGGCACTGCGCTTACAGACAGCATAACGGCGGCGGACAGCCAGCGAAGGCTAGCAACCCGCTGTTTAAACCCAAATTTATTATCCAGCACAGCTCCCCCTGTTCGTGTGCTTCAATCAACTAAAATCCATATTAATGGATAAGTTAGCTTTCCGACAACTTGATAAAGATATTGTTCATCATAATAGGTCAGCGTTTAAACAACGAGAACGCTAAAGCATGATAAACCGGGTTGTAAAAGTGGAAAACAGCCACGGACTATAGCGAATATCGACCGGTGCGTGCGTAGGATTATTCCGTTTACGCCCGTGCAATCTTCTGGCTCGCCACCGATCGGCACGGGAACGAATATTGGTATCGGTTCACATGTTGCCTAAAGTCTATCGGTATAAACATTTGTGTAACAATGCAGGGACAAGTAAAGTACACTCCCTGACTGAACCCGGTATTGTTGAATTAAGACTGCTATGCTTTTGTCCGCGCTACGACGGCGAAGTTTCCCAGCCTGGGTCGGCATCTTCGCTATTTTGACCATCTTCGTTGCTCCAGTGATTTCACAAACACGGGTGCTTCACGAGCGTGAGCATCGCGTTCATGAACATGGACATCATGAAGATGAGCGCCATGACAATAGTGCAACAGCGCACACCAGCCACAGCGGCAGTCTAGCGGAGCAACCGCATACCGGACACGCGATGTCCGGGCACCACGCAACGCCATCACACCATTCTCCTTCATCGCCGTCGATGATGATGGATCATGCCGCTTGCGGTTACTGCGTACTCTTTTCGTATACGCCAGCGCTATTCGCAGCAGGATCTCTCAACCCCATACTGACCGCGTCTTTATCTGAAGCGCTGGTTATTCATTTTATCTCCCGTATTGTCCTTCCCGAACGTTACGCTTCCCCAGTAGTGCG
Proteins encoded in this region:
- a CDS encoding DUF2946 domain-containing protein — its product is MLLSALRRRSFPAWVGIFAILTIFVAPVISQTRVLHEREHRVHEHGHHEDERHDNSATAHTSHSGSLAEQPHTGHAMSGHHATPSHHSPSSPSMMMDHAACGYCVLFSYTPALFAAGSLNPILTASLSEALVIHFISRIVLPERYASPVVRAPPF